From Humisphaera borealis, the proteins below share one genomic window:
- a CDS encoding CotH kinase family protein encodes MTLLSGKIVRLVVLLGFSVPVGAAVRHEPVQPKPGVPVVVSAELAAGTTSAVLKLQAVAPGKYVRKSDPAYEQNWTDLPLRDDGKDGDAKAGDSVFSVRVPETWQKHRWLVRYRIVAKDAAGKAMQWPATDDTCPNFAWWCDAGPAAWAGAIDPRKSPVMQFSPAFLGTLQTFHLLARAEDVAKSQWDGNFHKQKQQGTLVYRGVVYDHIQYSNRGQGSAHISGKNKWGLNFAKGHDLPFVDHNGVAFPDEVKSLNLNPGGSTPYLPTLRGITGLDEVMSMRAYRLAGVPTPPATWVQWRVVTGEHEVSPKDQYAGDLWGVYVVLGEMEPKLLADRKLPKGLTVSTQSGIKEAPKGMPEPQKEWEKFLNGMRSNPKEDWWRQNLDLQTYFSFAAMNRLLGNVDLRPDGNHGYYRHPDGRWAPIPWDNDMMFVPRHHQPGVIDANNCLQHPAIALEYRNRAREILDLFAGDATATGGQVGQLTRDLAAALAPPNHAVDWARLDAAVWNQHPRMNQKGSYFVNPVEGDHFGGRWKRTLATNDFAGFGKYLIDFCTDSRPTKNYAPNDGDQRGYGWGYLAHEAKDDKIPATAKVEQLAGNARQFKATPFASPAGKTTAALEWRVGRVGKIGWYELAEHWRGEVVGGAEVSVPQDVFREPGVYRVRARYRDNTGRCGHWSAAVEVNVKG; translated from the coding sequence ATGACTTTGCTTTCCGGCAAGATCGTCAGACTGGTTGTCCTGCTCGGCTTTAGCGTCCCGGTGGGGGCGGCGGTTAGGCATGAGCCTGTGCAACCGAAGCCGGGTGTGCCGGTTGTTGTCTCCGCGGAACTGGCCGCTGGCACCACCAGCGCCGTCCTCAAGTTGCAAGCGGTTGCGCCGGGGAAGTACGTGCGCAAATCCGACCCGGCGTACGAGCAGAACTGGACCGACCTGCCCCTGCGGGACGACGGTAAGGACGGCGATGCCAAGGCCGGCGACTCGGTCTTCAGCGTGCGGGTGCCGGAAACCTGGCAGAAGCATCGCTGGCTGGTGCGCTATCGGATCGTCGCGAAGGACGCTGCCGGCAAGGCGATGCAATGGCCGGCCACCGACGACACCTGTCCCAACTTCGCCTGGTGGTGCGATGCCGGCCCGGCGGCCTGGGCGGGGGCGATCGATCCCCGCAAGTCTCCGGTGATGCAGTTCTCGCCGGCGTTTCTGGGCACGCTGCAAACGTTTCACCTGCTCGCCCGTGCCGAGGACGTCGCCAAGAGCCAGTGGGACGGCAACTTTCACAAGCAGAAGCAGCAGGGCACCCTGGTGTACCGCGGCGTAGTCTACGACCACATTCAGTACAGCAATCGCGGGCAGGGGAGCGCGCACATCAGCGGGAAGAACAAGTGGGGGCTGAACTTCGCCAAGGGGCACGACCTGCCGTTCGTCGATCACAACGGGGTCGCGTTCCCCGATGAGGTCAAGAGCCTGAACCTGAACCCCGGCGGATCGACGCCTTACCTGCCGACACTGCGCGGCATCACCGGGCTCGACGAGGTGATGTCGATGCGGGCGTATCGGCTGGCGGGCGTTCCCACGCCGCCGGCGACGTGGGTGCAATGGCGCGTCGTCACCGGGGAACACGAGGTGTCGCCGAAGGACCAGTACGCCGGCGATCTGTGGGGCGTCTACGTGGTGCTCGGCGAGATGGAACCGAAACTGCTCGCCGACCGCAAGCTGCCCAAGGGGCTGACGGTCAGTACTCAGAGCGGCATCAAGGAGGCGCCCAAAGGAATGCCGGAACCCCAGAAGGAATGGGAGAAGTTCCTGAACGGCATGCGGTCTAACCCGAAGGAGGACTGGTGGCGGCAGAACCTGGACCTTCAGACCTACTTCAGCTTTGCGGCGATGAACCGCCTGCTGGGCAACGTCGATCTTCGGCCCGACGGCAACCACGGCTACTACCGTCATCCCGACGGGCGCTGGGCGCCGATTCCCTGGGACAACGACATGATGTTCGTCCCAAGACATCACCAGCCGGGCGTTATCGACGCCAACAACTGCCTTCAGCACCCGGCGATCGCGCTGGAATACCGCAACCGCGCCCGGGAGATCCTGGATCTCTTCGCCGGCGACGCGACGGCGACCGGCGGGCAGGTGGGGCAGCTGACGCGCGACCTTGCCGCGGCCCTGGCACCGCCGAACCATGCCGTCGACTGGGCACGGCTCGATGCGGCGGTGTGGAATCAGCACCCGCGCATGAACCAGAAGGGGTCGTACTTTGTGAACCCCGTGGAAGGGGACCACTTCGGCGGGCGCTGGAAGCGAACGCTCGCGACCAACGATTTTGCCGGCTTCGGCAAATACCTGATCGACTTCTGCACCGACTCGCGCCCGACGAAAAACTATGCCCCCAACGACGGCGACCAGCGCGGCTACGGCTGGGGCTACCTGGCGCACGAAGCGAAGGACGACAAGATCCCCGCAACGGCGAAAGTCGAACAGTTGGCCGGCAACGCCCGGCAGTTCAAGGCGACGCCGTTCGCTTCTCCGGCCGGCAAGACGACCGCCGCGCTGGAATGGCGTGTCGGGCGGGTCGGCAAGATCGGCTGGTACGAACTGGCCGAGCATTGGCGCGGAGAAGTCGTCGGCGGGGCGGAGGTGAGCGTTCCGCAGGACGTTTTCCGTGAGCCCGGCGTGTACCGCGTGCGTGCCCGCTATCGCGACAACACCGGCCGCTGCGGCCACTGGAGCGCGGCGGTGGAGGTGAACGTGAAGGGGTGA
- a CDS encoding IS630 family transposase, whose protein sequence is MADEVGFMMTPNVKKTWAPIAQTPVVAYRNRRQQKVSVLGAVVLHAATAKIDLVCDFHPDSYVRGEQAAAFLHRVLVEYPDKTIDVVWDNLSAHKSPIVKELAAEYPRLRLHYLPTYAPQLNAVEGVWSLTKYHRMANHTIGELEKLHAEAKRHLDDVGGNQALLRSCFEGAELAPNLSSAQ, encoded by the coding sequence ATGGCCGACGAGGTCGGCTTCATGATGACGCCGAACGTCAAGAAGACTTGGGCCCCGATCGCTCAGACGCCGGTCGTCGCCTACCGCAATCGGCGGCAGCAGAAAGTCAGCGTGCTGGGGGCCGTGGTCTTGCACGCCGCCACGGCGAAGATCGATCTCGTGTGCGACTTCCATCCCGACAGCTACGTCCGCGGCGAGCAGGCGGCGGCGTTCCTGCACCGCGTGCTTGTCGAGTATCCTGACAAAACGATCGATGTGGTCTGGGACAACCTCTCGGCACACAAGTCGCCAATCGTGAAGGAACTGGCGGCGGAGTACCCGCGTTTAAGATTGCACTATCTGCCGACCTACGCGCCGCAGCTCAATGCGGTGGAAGGCGTATGGAGCCTGACGAAGTACCACCGGATGGCGAACCACACGATTGGGGAGTTGGAGAAACTTCACGCCGAGGCCAAGCGACACTTGGACGACGTAGGCGGCAATCAGGCGTTGCTCCGCTCGTGCTTCGAAGGCGCGGAACTCGCGCCAAACTTATCCAGCGCTCAGTAA